Proteins encoded by one window of Cystobacter ferrugineus:
- a CDS encoding enoyl-CoA hydratase-related protein produces MAYENIRLDTEGAIAVLTIDRPKALNALNTQTFLEMESALLLLPSQVRVLIVTGGGDKAFVAGADIAEMATIGSAQAREFSALGHRVMHLLERLTIPTIAAVNGFALGGGCELALACDLIYASEKAKLGLPETGLGVIPGFGGTQRLARTVGKMRAKELIFTGERLDAAKAREIGLVLEVLPADQLLAHCKTVAGKLIKNGPMALSQAKRVIELGADQDLRTANELESQAFGVLFGSEDQKEGMKAFLEKRPAVFSGR; encoded by the coding sequence ATGGCCTACGAGAACATCCGGCTGGACACCGAGGGCGCCATCGCCGTCCTCACCATCGACCGCCCCAAGGCGCTCAACGCCCTCAACACCCAGACGTTCCTCGAGATGGAGTCGGCGCTGCTGCTGCTGCCCTCGCAGGTGCGCGTGCTCATCGTCACCGGCGGGGGCGACAAGGCCTTCGTGGCGGGGGCGGACATCGCGGAGATGGCCACCATCGGCTCGGCGCAGGCGCGGGAGTTCTCCGCGCTCGGCCACCGCGTCATGCACCTGCTCGAGCGGCTCACCATCCCGACGATCGCCGCGGTGAATGGCTTCGCGCTCGGCGGCGGGTGTGAGCTCGCGCTCGCGTGCGACCTCATCTACGCCTCGGAGAAGGCGAAGCTGGGCCTGCCCGAGACCGGCCTCGGCGTCATCCCGGGCTTCGGCGGCACCCAGCGCCTGGCGCGCACGGTGGGCAAGATGCGCGCGAAGGAGCTCATCTTCACCGGCGAGCGGCTGGACGCGGCCAAGGCCAGGGAGATCGGCCTCGTGCTCGAGGTGCTCCCCGCCGACCAGCTCCTCGCGCACTGCAAGACGGTGGCGGGCAAGCTCATCAAGAACGGCCCGATGGCCCTCTCGCAGGCCAAGCGCGTCATCGAGCTGGGCGCCGATCAGGATCTCCGCACGGCCAACGAGCTGGAGAGCCAGGCCTTCGGGGTGCTCTTCGGCTCCGAGGACCAGAAGGAAGGCATGAAGGCCTTCCTGGAGAAGCGCCCGGCGGTCTTCTCCGGCCGGTAG
- a CDS encoding GH1 family beta-glucosidase: MALIGFPKDFLWGTATSSYQIEGAATEDGRGESIWDRFSKTPGKVGDGTNGDVACDHYHRYREDIALMKSLGMQAYRFSVAWPRILPTGRGKVNPKGLDFYNRLVDGLLEAGITPFVTLYHWDLPQALQDQGGWPRRSTAEAFVEYTEVVARALGDRVKNWITHNEPWCISLLSHEKGLHAPGLKDFRLALAASHHVLLSHGWAVPVIRAASPGAQVGITLNLSPAEPASASAADYDAFRHHDGYFNRWFLDPLYGRHYPADMIADYIKAGHLPSEGFTVVQPGDLEAIAVDTDFLGVNYYNRAVLRSDKVPEEKNHPRTVHLAPESEWTEMGWEVHPDSLRKLLTRLHVDYGPRKLYVTENGASFSTPPDAQGRVPDEKRLNFLRDHFLAARKAMDAGAPLAGYFVWSFMDNFEWDRGYAQRFGIVWVDYKTQQRIPKDSALWYRDVIKANGVQVP, from the coding sequence ATGGCACTTATTGGATTCCCGAAGGATTTCCTCTGGGGTACCGCCACCTCCTCGTATCAGATCGAAGGCGCCGCGACGGAGGACGGGCGGGGCGAGTCGATCTGGGATCGCTTCTCCAAGACGCCCGGCAAGGTGGGCGACGGGACGAATGGCGACGTGGCGTGTGATCACTACCACCGCTACCGCGAGGACATCGCCCTGATGAAGAGCCTGGGGATGCAGGCCTACCGCTTCTCGGTGGCCTGGCCGCGCATCCTGCCCACGGGCCGGGGCAAGGTGAACCCGAAGGGGCTCGACTTCTACAACCGCCTGGTGGACGGACTGCTCGAGGCGGGCATTACCCCGTTCGTGACGCTCTACCACTGGGATCTTCCCCAGGCGCTGCAGGATCAGGGCGGCTGGCCCCGGCGCTCCACCGCCGAGGCGTTCGTCGAGTACACGGAGGTCGTCGCGCGCGCGCTCGGGGATCGGGTGAAGAACTGGATCACCCACAACGAGCCCTGGTGCATCAGCCTGCTCAGCCACGAGAAGGGCCTCCACGCGCCGGGCCTCAAGGACTTCCGGCTGGCGCTCGCGGCGAGTCACCACGTGCTGCTGTCGCACGGCTGGGCGGTGCCGGTGATCCGCGCCGCGAGCCCGGGCGCCCAGGTGGGCATCACGCTGAACCTGTCGCCCGCGGAGCCCGCCTCGGCGAGCGCCGCGGACTACGACGCGTTCCGCCACCACGACGGCTACTTCAACCGCTGGTTCCTGGATCCGCTGTACGGGCGCCACTACCCGGCGGACATGATCGCGGACTACATCAAGGCCGGACACCTGCCGTCCGAGGGCTTCACGGTGGTGCAGCCGGGGGACCTCGAGGCGATCGCGGTGGACACCGACTTCCTCGGCGTCAACTACTACAACCGCGCGGTGCTGCGCAGCGACAAGGTGCCCGAGGAGAAGAACCACCCGCGCACGGTGCACCTCGCGCCCGAGTCGGAGTGGACGGAGATGGGCTGGGAGGTCCACCCGGACAGCCTGCGCAAGCTGCTCACGCGGCTGCATGTCGATTACGGGCCGCGCAAGCTGTACGTGACGGAGAACGGGGCGAGCTTCTCGACCCCGCCGGATGCCCAGGGCCGGGTGCCCGACGAGAAGCGGCTCAACTTCCTGCGCGATCACTTCCTCGCGGCCCGCAAGGCCATGGACGCGGGTGCGCCGCTGGCCGGCTACTTCGTCTGGTCCTTCATGGACAACTTCGAGTGGGATCGCGGCTACGCGCAGCGCTTCGGCATCGTCTGGGTGGACTACAAGACCCAGCAGCGCATCCCCAAGGACAGCGCGCTCTGGTACCGGGACGTCATCAAGGCCAACGGCGTGCAGGTGCCCTGA
- a CDS encoding zf-TFIIB domain-containing protein, which produces MVTRAGPVEVCPHCEGLWLDAGGYARLEGVTDLQAAPAGAATTSTQTCSACADTIQSDMFVHEGDVYCSRCRPPGAVPRRGR; this is translated from the coding sequence GTGGTGACGCGCGCCGGCCCGGTGGAGGTCTGCCCTCACTGCGAGGGACTCTGGTTGGACGCGGGCGGCTACGCGCGGCTGGAGGGGGTGACGGATCTCCAAGCGGCTCCCGCCGGCGCGGCAACGACTTCCACCCAGACATGCTCGGCATGCGCTGACACGATTCAGTCAGACATGTTCGTCCATGAGGGTGATGTCTATTGTTCCCGCTGCCGGCCACCGGGTGCCGTTCCCCGACGCGGGAGGTAG
- a CDS encoding ABC transporter permease, translating to MRHLLKNLGLYALAAWASLTLNFIIPRMMPGDPASAMFARFAGQLQPEAIEALRAAFGFTNEPLLQQYFTYLSHMFQGDLGISVAYFPSSVTEVIGTGLGWTLLLSGTAVLISFGLGSLLGVVATWRRGGWLDSTLPPLLSFLGAFPYFWLAMVLLYGLGYTLGAFPLRHAYSDMLAPELSGEFIASVAEHMVLPALSIVIASLGGWMLGMRSSMVGVLAEDYISLANAKGLSQGRIMFHYAARNALLPNITGFGMAIGFVLSGSLLTEIVFSYPGQGYLLIQAVRNQDYPLMQGIFLTITLAVLGANLLVDILYVWLDPRTRAR from the coding sequence GTGCGTCATCTCTTGAAGAACCTGGGGCTCTATGCCCTTGCCGCGTGGGCCTCGCTCACGCTCAATTTCATCATCCCCCGGATGATGCCGGGAGACCCCGCGTCGGCGATGTTCGCGCGCTTCGCGGGCCAGCTCCAGCCCGAGGCCATCGAGGCCCTGCGCGCGGCGTTTGGTTTCACCAACGAGCCGCTGCTGCAGCAATACTTCACATATCTGTCCCATATGTTCCAGGGGGATCTGGGCATCTCCGTGGCTTATTTTCCGTCGTCGGTGACGGAGGTCATCGGCACGGGGTTGGGGTGGACGCTGCTGTTGTCGGGCACCGCGGTGCTGATCAGCTTCGGGCTGGGCTCGTTGCTCGGGGTGGTCGCCACCTGGCGGCGCGGCGGCTGGCTCGACTCCACGCTGCCCCCGCTGTTGAGCTTCCTGGGCGCCTTTCCCTACTTCTGGCTGGCAATGGTGCTGCTCTACGGGCTGGGCTACACGCTGGGAGCCTTCCCGCTGCGCCATGCCTACAGCGACATGCTCGCACCGGAGCTGAGTGGCGAGTTCATCGCGAGTGTCGCCGAGCACATGGTGCTGCCCGCCCTGTCGATCGTGATCGCCTCGCTGGGCGGCTGGATGCTCGGCATGCGCAGCTCGATGGTGGGGGTGCTGGCCGAGGACTACATCTCGCTGGCCAACGCCAAGGGCTTGTCGCAGGGGCGCATCATGTTCCACTACGCCGCGCGCAACGCCCTGCTGCCCAACATCACCGGGTTCGGCATGGCGATCGGCTTCGTGCTGTCCGGCTCGTTGCTCACCGAGATCGTGTTTTCGTACCCCGGTCAGGGCTACCTGCTCATCCAGGCGGTGCGCAATCAGGACTACCCACTCATGCAGGGCATCTTCCTGACGATCACCCTGGCGGTGCTGGGCGCCAATCTCCTCGTGGACATCCTCTATGTATGGCTCGATCCCCGGACGCGTGCGCGCTGA
- a CDS encoding acyl-CoA dehydrogenase, whose translation MNFEPSDIQREIQRVCREFAARELTPNARKWDEHHQWPTEAVKKLAELSLMGVAVPEEYGGAGLDNVCYALAMEEISRGCASTGVIMSVNNSLYCDPVKRYGTEEQKAEFLTPFARGEKLGCFGLTEPEAGSDAAAQKTTAVRKGDEYIINGSKNWITNGPKADAIVLFTMTNKEAGNRGITAFLVPTNTPGFIRAEPDKKMGISAAHSCSMFFEDMRVPAKNILGKEGDGFKVAMSTLDGGRIGIAAQALGIARAAFEEAVRYSGERKSFGKPIREHQAIQFMIADMATEIDAARLLVLRAALLKDQGVRHSAESAMAKLYASEMASRVANKALQVHGGMGYSKEMDVERHVRDARITEIYEGTSEIQRIVISANLLKD comes from the coding sequence ATGAACTTCGAGCCGAGCGACATCCAGCGTGAGATCCAGCGGGTATGCCGCGAGTTCGCCGCGCGCGAGCTGACCCCCAACGCCCGCAAGTGGGACGAGCACCACCAGTGGCCCACCGAGGCGGTGAAGAAGCTCGCGGAGCTGTCCCTGATGGGCGTGGCGGTGCCCGAGGAGTACGGCGGCGCGGGCCTGGACAACGTCTGCTACGCCCTGGCCATGGAGGAGATCAGCCGCGGCTGCGCCTCCACGGGCGTCATCATGAGCGTGAACAACTCGCTCTACTGCGATCCGGTCAAGCGCTACGGCACCGAGGAGCAGAAGGCGGAGTTCCTCACGCCGTTCGCCCGGGGCGAGAAGCTCGGCTGCTTCGGCCTCACCGAGCCCGAGGCGGGCAGTGACGCGGCCGCCCAGAAGACCACGGCGGTGCGCAAGGGCGACGAGTACATCATCAACGGCTCGAAGAACTGGATCACCAACGGCCCCAAGGCCGACGCCATCGTGCTGTTCACGATGACGAACAAGGAAGCGGGCAACCGGGGCATCACCGCGTTCCTCGTGCCCACCAACACCCCGGGCTTCATCCGGGCCGAGCCCGACAAGAAGATGGGCATCAGCGCGGCGCACTCGTGCAGCATGTTCTTCGAGGACATGCGCGTGCCGGCGAAGAACATCCTGGGCAAGGAGGGCGATGGCTTCAAGGTGGCGATGAGCACGCTGGACGGCGGGCGCATCGGCATCGCGGCGCAGGCGCTGGGCATCGCGCGCGCGGCCTTCGAGGAGGCGGTGCGCTACTCGGGCGAGCGCAAGAGCTTCGGCAAGCCCATCCGCGAGCACCAGGCCATCCAGTTCATGATCGCCGACATGGCCACGGAGATCGACGCGGCGCGCCTGCTGGTGCTGCGCGCGGCGCTGCTCAAGGATCAGGGCGTGCGCCACTCCGCCGAGAGCGCCATGGCCAAGCTCTACGCGAGCGAGATGGCCAGCCGCGTGGCGAACAAGGCCCTGCAGGTGCACGGCGGCATGGGCTACTCGAAGGAGATGGACGTGGAGCGCCACGTGCGCGACGCGCGCATCACCGAAATCTACGAGGGGACGAGCGAGATCCAGCGCATCGTCATCTCGGCCAACCTGCTCAAGGACTAG
- a CDS encoding AgmX/PglI C-terminal domain-containing protein, translating to MKRPLIAMAVVLSAGLALAQGSAGKKGASAATDAGTPATEPGGSGKKGGAPSRGQPPDVTKLPFTPDSIRMVMNYYSRDIQDCYEEILATKGSNVEEGRILTTFTISPEGFVRDAKVAKAGTTIKNQRLNECVVNVITSITFPEPSDKKEHPIEYPFNLKAIK from the coding sequence ATGAAGCGACCGTTGATCGCGATGGCGGTGGTGTTGTCCGCGGGCCTGGCGCTGGCGCAGGGCTCGGCGGGCAAGAAGGGCGCGTCCGCGGCGACGGACGCGGGAACCCCGGCCACCGAGCCGGGCGGCTCGGGGAAGAAGGGTGGTGCGCCCTCCCGTGGGCAGCCGCCGGACGTCACCAAGCTGCCCTTCACCCCGGACTCCATCCGCATGGTGATGAACTACTACTCGCGGGACATCCAGGATTGCTACGAGGAGATCCTCGCGACCAAGGGCAGCAACGTGGAGGAGGGCCGCATCCTGACGACCTTCACCATCTCGCCCGAGGGCTTCGTGCGCGACGCCAAGGTGGCCAAGGCGGGCACGACGATCAAGAACCAGCGCCTCAACGAGTGCGTGGTGAACGTGATCACCAGCATCACGTTCCCCGAGCCCTCGGACAAGAAAGAGCACCCGATCGAGTATCCGTTCAACCTCAAGGCCATCAAGTAG
- a CDS encoding ABC transporter ATP-binding protein, translating into MAANAIATASAQPLLSVRDLRVEYMTPAGPVCAVDGVSFEIGRGEVLGLAGESGSGKSTAAQALLRLLRPPAMITGGEVIFDGQDVLAMDNEQLRQFRWSKMSFVFQSAMNALNPILSIGEQIADAIQAHVPMKQAQAMEKAASLLNLVGIDSSRLSSYPHQLSGGMRQRVVIAIALALDPPLMIMDEPTTALDVVVQKEILQQITELKNKLGFSILFITHDLSLLVEFSTRIAILYAGRVVETATASELFHSPKHPYTKGLLSSAPSLRGPRGKLVGIPGSPPDMRVPPPGCRFNPRCSQVMAHCRTEEPKVSTFGPHHLSVCHLHAP; encoded by the coding sequence ATGGCCGCTAATGCAATCGCGACTGCCTCCGCGCAGCCGCTGCTCTCGGTGAGGGATCTTCGGGTGGAGTACATGACGCCCGCCGGGCCCGTGTGCGCCGTGGATGGGGTGTCCTTCGAGATCGGCCGCGGCGAGGTGCTCGGGCTCGCGGGCGAGTCGGGCAGTGGCAAGTCCACCGCGGCGCAGGCGCTGCTGCGGCTGTTGCGCCCGCCCGCGATGATCACCGGCGGCGAGGTCATCTTCGACGGCCAGGACGTGCTCGCGATGGACAACGAGCAGCTGCGCCAGTTCCGCTGGAGCAAGATGTCGTTCGTGTTCCAGAGCGCGATGAACGCCCTGAACCCGATCCTCTCGATCGGCGAGCAGATCGCGGACGCCATCCAGGCGCACGTGCCGATGAAGCAGGCCCAGGCGATGGAGAAGGCCGCCTCGCTGCTCAATCTCGTGGGCATCGACAGCTCGCGCCTGTCGAGCTACCCGCACCAGCTCTCGGGCGGCATGCGCCAGCGCGTGGTGATCGCCATCGCGCTCGCGTTGGATCCGCCGCTGATGATCATGGACGAGCCGACGACGGCGCTCGACGTGGTGGTGCAGAAGGAGATCCTCCAGCAGATCACCGAGCTGAAGAACAAGCTGGGCTTCTCCATCCTGTTCATCACGCACGACCTGTCGCTGCTGGTCGAGTTCTCCACGCGCATCGCCATCCTCTACGCGGGGCGGGTGGTGGAGACGGCCACCGCGAGCGAGCTGTTCCACTCGCCCAAGCACCCGTACACCAAGGGGCTGTTGAGCTCCGCGCCCTCGCTGCGGGGACCGCGCGGCAAGCTCGTGGGCATTCCGGGCTCGCCGCCGGACATGCGCGTTCCGCCTCCGGGCTGCCGCTTCAACCCCCGCTGCTCGCAGGTGATGGCTCACTGCCGGACCGAAGAGCCCAAGGTGAGCACGTTCGGCCCCCACCACCTCAGCGTCTGCCACCTCCACGCCCCATGA
- a CDS encoding ABC transporter ATP-binding protein has translation MTTPAPERQPLLEVKNLTKYFNVGGGFKPKRLRALNDISFSLHEREVIALVGESGSGKSTIARLIARLMPVSGGKLLFKGRDILAEEPKHASRDYRSLVQMIFQDPFGSLNPVHTLGYHLERPLMLHNKARSAEELQARVHELLTTVDLNPAAEVAEKHPHQLSGGQRQRVAIARALAPEPSVILADEPISMLDVSIRVGVLNLMERLKEERGISYLYITHDLASARYFADRTMVLYAGNLVESAPSEELMLRPAHPYTQLLLSAVPDPTTPMTGELKAKPGAPVLIDPPPGCPFAARCPHVMPVCREQMPGRTQLDANRWVSCHLHGQGTEAVPQKAAEA, from the coding sequence ATGACGACCCCCGCTCCCGAGCGTCAGCCGCTCCTCGAGGTCAAGAACCTCACCAAGTACTTCAACGTGGGCGGTGGCTTCAAACCGAAGCGCCTGCGCGCCCTCAACGACATCTCCTTCTCCCTCCACGAGCGCGAGGTCATCGCGCTGGTGGGAGAGTCGGGCAGTGGCAAGAGCACCATCGCGCGGCTGATCGCGCGGCTCATGCCCGTATCCGGGGGGAAGCTCCTCTTCAAGGGCCGGGACATCCTCGCCGAGGAGCCGAAGCACGCGTCGCGTGACTACCGCTCGCTCGTGCAGATGATCTTCCAGGATCCGTTCGGCTCGTTGAACCCGGTGCACACGCTCGGCTACCACCTCGAGCGGCCGCTGATGCTGCACAACAAGGCGAGGAGCGCCGAGGAGCTCCAGGCGCGCGTGCACGAGCTGCTCACCACGGTCGATCTCAACCCGGCCGCGGAGGTCGCGGAGAAGCACCCGCACCAGCTCTCGGGTGGACAGCGCCAGCGCGTGGCGATCGCGCGGGCCCTCGCGCCCGAGCCCTCCGTCATCCTGGCCGACGAGCCCATCTCCATGCTGGACGTCTCCATCCGGGTGGGCGTGCTCAACCTGATGGAGCGCCTCAAGGAGGAGCGGGGCATCTCCTACCTGTACATCACGCACGACCTGGCGAGCGCGCGCTACTTCGCGGACCGCACCATGGTGCTGTACGCGGGGAACCTGGTGGAGAGCGCGCCGAGCGAGGAGCTGATGCTGCGCCCGGCGCACCCCTACACGCAGCTCCTGCTGTCGGCGGTGCCGGATCCGACCACCCCCATGACGGGGGAGCTCAAGGCCAAGCCGGGCGCGCCCGTGCTCATCGATCCGCCTCCGGGCTGCCCGTTCGCCGCGCGCTGCCCCCACGTCATGCCGGTCTGCCGCGAGCAGATGCCGGGCAGGACACAACTCGACGCGAACCGTTGGGTGAGCTGCCATCTCCACGGGCAGGGCACCGAGGCCGTGCCACAGAAGGCCGCCGAGGCCTAA
- a CDS encoding Mrp/NBP35 family ATP-binding protein yields MSVSERDILAAMSKVMDPELHIDLVKAGMVKDVRVEGDKAKLKIELTTPACPMKGKIQADAEAALKQVPGLKTFDIEWGAQVRSAPAGMGGPQGQALLPQVKNVILVGAGKGGVGKSTVSVNLATALARDGATVGLLDADFYGPSVPLMTGITEKPTSPDGKTLLPMEKHGLKLMSIGFLVEAEQALIWRGPMLHGALMQLIRDVRWGELDYLILDLPPGTGDVALTLSQSVRAAGAVLVTTPQDVALADVVRAKQMFDKVHIPVLGIVENMSQFICPNCSHATHIFNRGGGQKAAQMFNIPFLGEIPLDLKIRESGDAGVPVVLSAPDSPEALAFRTMARNIAGRVSTENMRVAVKLPVVR; encoded by the coding sequence ATGAGCGTTTCCGAGCGCGACATCCTCGCGGCGATGTCGAAGGTGATGGATCCCGAGCTGCACATCGACCTCGTGAAGGCCGGGATGGTGAAGGACGTCCGCGTGGAGGGCGACAAGGCGAAGCTGAAGATCGAGCTGACCACGCCCGCCTGCCCGATGAAGGGGAAGATCCAGGCGGACGCGGAAGCGGCGCTCAAGCAGGTGCCGGGCCTCAAGACGTTCGACATCGAGTGGGGAGCACAGGTGCGCTCGGCGCCCGCCGGCATGGGAGGCCCCCAGGGCCAGGCGCTGCTGCCCCAGGTGAAGAACGTGATTCTCGTGGGCGCGGGCAAGGGCGGGGTGGGCAAGAGCACCGTGTCGGTGAACCTGGCCACGGCCCTGGCGCGCGATGGCGCCACGGTGGGCCTGCTCGACGCGGACTTCTACGGCCCGTCGGTGCCCCTGATGACGGGCATCACCGAGAAGCCCACGAGCCCGGACGGCAAGACGCTGCTGCCCATGGAGAAGCACGGCCTGAAGCTGATGTCGATCGGCTTCCTCGTGGAGGCGGAGCAGGCGCTCATCTGGCGCGGGCCCATGCTGCACGGGGCGCTGATGCAGCTCATCCGCGACGTGCGCTGGGGCGAGCTGGACTACCTCATCCTGGATCTGCCCCCGGGCACGGGTGACGTGGCGTTGACGCTGTCCCAGTCGGTGCGGGCCGCGGGCGCGGTGCTGGTGACGACGCCGCAGGACGTGGCGCTCGCGGACGTGGTGCGCGCCAAGCAGATGTTCGACAAGGTTCACATTCCCGTGCTGGGCATCGTGGAGAACATGAGCCAGTTCATCTGCCCGAACTGCTCGCACGCCACGCACATCTTCAACCGGGGGGGCGGCCAGAAGGCGGCGCAGATGTTCAACATCCCCTTCCTGGGGGAGATCCCGCTGGACTTGAAGATCCGCGAGTCGGGTGACGCGGGCGTGCCCGTGGTGCTCAGCGCGCCGGACAGCCCCGAGGCCCTGGCCTTCCGGACGATGGCGCGCAACATCGCCGGCCGCGTCTCCACCGAGAACATGCGCGTGGCGGTGAAGCTCCCGGTGGTACGCTAG
- a CDS encoding 3-hydroxyacyl-CoA dehydrogenase family protein, producing the protein MATEHIVVVGAGQMGSGIAQVALQAGLRVTLVDVSKEGLAKGADRIRAGLKKLAEKGKLDEARLQAAYANLATAERATEVQGVDFAVEAVTENEELKRRIFVELDSVVKPGGILATNTSSISITRIAAATKRPENVIGMHFMNPVPLMQLVEIIRGAATSEETYQTTRALAEKMGKTTVVSKDFPGFIVNRILIPMLNEACFALMEGVGSVEDIDTAMKLGTNQPMGPLQLADFIGLDTVLYIAEVLHKGLGDDKYRPSPLLRQYVDAGWYGKKSGRGFYKY; encoded by the coding sequence ATGGCAACGGAGCACATCGTCGTCGTCGGGGCAGGACAGATGGGGTCGGGCATCGCCCAGGTGGCGTTGCAGGCGGGCCTGCGCGTCACGCTGGTGGATGTGTCGAAGGAAGGGCTCGCCAAGGGGGCCGATCGCATCCGCGCGGGCCTCAAGAAGCTCGCGGAGAAGGGCAAGCTGGACGAGGCCCGGCTCCAGGCGGCGTACGCGAACCTGGCCACCGCCGAGCGCGCCACCGAGGTGCAGGGCGTGGACTTCGCCGTCGAGGCGGTGACGGAGAACGAGGAGCTCAAGCGCCGCATCTTCGTGGAGCTGGACAGCGTGGTGAAGCCGGGGGGCATCCTCGCCACCAACACCTCGTCCATCTCCATCACCCGCATCGCCGCGGCGACGAAGCGCCCCGAGAACGTCATCGGCATGCACTTCATGAACCCGGTGCCGCTCATGCAGCTCGTGGAGATCATCCGGGGCGCGGCCACCTCCGAGGAGACGTACCAGACGACGCGGGCGCTCGCGGAGAAGATGGGCAAGACGACGGTGGTGTCCAAGGACTTCCCGGGCTTCATCGTCAACCGCATCCTCATCCCCATGCTCAACGAGGCGTGCTTCGCGCTGATGGAGGGGGTGGGCTCGGTGGAGGACATCGACACGGCGATGAAGCTGGGCACCAACCAGCCCATGGGCCCGCTGCAGCTCGCGGATTTCATCGGCCTGGACACCGTGCTCTACATCGCCGAGGTGCTCCACAAGGGCCTGGGTGACGACAAGTACCGCCCGAGCCCCCTGCTGCGTCAGTACGTGGACGCGGGCTGGTACGGCAAGAAGAGCGGCCGCGGTTTCTACAAGTACTAG
- a CDS encoding ABC transporter permease: protein MQVANQSVSAQIGEAGGVKPAARRSPRTGLFWQLLSNRKASVGVGLVLFFVAMALFGPLLVSHDPGAFVGAPNEAPSAEFPFGTTGQGQDVLAQTVAGARTSLAVGFIVGLVVMVIGAIIGMTAGYFGGWVDSVLSLLTNVFLIIPGLPMTVVIAAYLRPGPVTIGVVLVVTGWAWNARVLRSQMLALREKDFVSAALVSGEGHLRIIFREILPNMTSLLMSGFISATVYAIGAQVGLEFLGIGDVGVVTWGTNLYWASNNAAMLTGAWWTVVPTGLCVALIAFALVLINFAIDEMTNPRLRTDRGWTRMLKLNKLEEGLSTPVVRRHGR, encoded by the coding sequence ATGCAAGTCGCGAATCAAAGTGTGAGTGCGCAGATTGGCGAGGCGGGCGGTGTGAAGCCGGCGGCCCGGAGGAGTCCGCGCACGGGACTGTTCTGGCAATTGCTGAGCAATCGCAAGGCGTCGGTGGGGGTGGGCCTGGTGCTCTTCTTCGTCGCGATGGCGCTCTTCGGTCCGCTGCTCGTGTCGCATGACCCGGGTGCGTTCGTGGGTGCCCCGAACGAGGCCCCCTCGGCCGAGTTCCCCTTCGGCACGACGGGGCAGGGCCAGGACGTGCTCGCGCAGACGGTGGCGGGCGCACGCACGTCGCTCGCGGTGGGCTTCATCGTGGGCCTGGTCGTCATGGTGATTGGCGCCATCATCGGCATGACGGCGGGCTACTTCGGGGGCTGGGTGGACAGTGTCCTGTCGCTGCTCACCAACGTGTTCCTCATCATTCCCGGTCTGCCCATGACGGTGGTCATCGCGGCCTACCTGCGGCCCGGGCCCGTCACCATCGGCGTGGTGCTGGTGGTCACTGGTTGGGCCTGGAACGCGCGCGTGCTGCGCTCGCAGATGCTCGCGCTGCGCGAGAAGGACTTCGTGTCCGCCGCGCTCGTGAGCGGCGAGGGCCACCTGCGCATCATCTTCCGGGAGATCCTCCCCAACATGACGTCGCTGCTGATGAGCGGCTTCATCTCCGCGACCGTCTACGCCATTGGCGCCCAGGTGGGCCTGGAGTTCCTGGGCATCGGCGACGTGGGCGTGGTCACCTGGGGGACCAACCTGTACTGGGCGAGCAACAACGCGGCGATGCTGACGGGCGCGTGGTGGACGGTGGTTCCCACGGGCCTGTGTGTCGCGCTCATCGCGTTCGCGCTCGTGCTCATCAACTTCGCCATCGACGAGATGACCAACCCCCGGCTGCGCACGGATCGCGGTTGGACGCGGATGCTCAAGCTCAACAAACTGGAAGAGGGGCTGTCGACCCCGGTGGTGAGGCGCCATGGCCGCTAA